The region GCACCGGATGGAGCCCTTGGGCAACCCCTTCATCCGCCCCAGTTCCTGGAACACATCACGCCACCACAAGGCTTCCTCCGCCGACTCTGACTTCGAGATGTAGAAAACCACCGGATGCTTCAGCACCTTCACATCGGCTTGGTGGACGATATACACCACATCTAACAGCGACGCCGAGACCACCTCGCCCTTGATCAGGCCGGCCTGCGAGATGTGCAGGCCGCGCGCCCGCGTCATCAGCACCGTCTTGCTGTCCTTTACCTTTACTTCGGTGTTGCGTTTCTTGTCGAAGTAGCTGAGCTCGCCGGCGAGCGCGGCCAAAGTGTTCTTGTAGCCCGTCATCAAGTTAGGCCACGCGTTCGCCATCGAATCTTCGAGGTCGATCATCACTCCCGGCGCACCCGAGTTCAGCATCTTTACCACCAGCTCGGCGTCGTCGGATGGCCCCGTCATCTGGTTGCGCTGGTCGTGCGCCCACTCCGGCACCTCGATGTGCCAATCAGAGGTCGTGGCCGTGGACGCCGGCAGATATGTCGGTAGCTTGCCTTGCTGCGCTTGCTCGAGCACCTGCGCGCGTTTCGTCAATAGCTCCTGCTGCCTCGGCGTGAAGCGCTGGTGCAACGGCAGGAAGAACTCCCAAAAACCTGCGGGGAACCCGCGCGCCGGGTCGAAGTCGGCGGGAGCGGTGTTCATGCGGGGATCGAGACGCGGCTCGGTCAGGAGAGCCATAGAATTCCCTCGTCTGAGATTAAGAGTGTTAAGGCCGGGTTGTCCCGCGAGTCTACGCTTCGGCTGCCAATATGCACCACCGCTTCGGCGGGACAACTCCGCGCGCGTGCCCCGCTTCCATGCTTAGTACGAGTTTCCCCGGCGCGACCGGCGGCAGCTCTGCACGACCGCTCGTCAAAGTGAGCAAACAAGCACAGGTCGACGTGCCCGCCGCGGTATATAAACGACAGATGCGCAAGTTCCTTATCGCCGTACTGCTGTTTCCGCTGTTTCCGCTGCTTCCGCTCACCGCGATGGCGCAGGCGGCTCCGGCTCCCCGCCAACCCGACCTGCGCGACCTGATGCAGCACGTGATCCAGCGTGCCCAGTGGGAGAAGGAAAACAAGCTCGACACCCGTTATCGCTGGCGCCAGAACCGCGTGGTCGAGAAGTACGACCAGGACGGCAACATCCAGGACCGCACCGAGCTGCTCTTCGAGGTTATCCCCGCCGCCGACAAGACCACGTATCACATGCTCGCGAAGAACGGACGCCCGCTGAGCGGCGGTGAGCAAAAGGCGGAGGAAGACAAGGAAGCGAAGTCCACCGCTTCACTCAAAAACACGAAGCAGAGCGCCAAGGACCAGAGTGTCGCCATCGACGCCGACTTGCTCTCGCGCTTTACCTTCGCCTACGCCGGAGAAGAGGCGGTCGCCGGCCGTAAGGCGTACGTGCTCAGCTTCACGCCCAAGCCCGGCCCGCTCCCGGAGACCCGCCGCATGGACCGCGTGTTGAACCACTTGCGTGGCCAGGTGTGGGTGGACCAGCAGACTTACGCCGTCTCCAAGGTGGACATGGCGCTCACCGAGCCGGTGAAGTATTTCGCCGGCCTCGGGGTAGTGCGTTCCATGCACCTCAAGATCGAGATGACCGCGCTTGACAAGAACGTCATGGTACCGCAACAGACTTGGGTGGAATACGACGCGCGCGCTCTCTTCACCAACACCAAAGTGCACCAGCACTCCGTCTATTCCAGCTACCAGCCCCTCACCACTACCGCGGCACAGCGCTGAACACCGCGGCGCACGTGCGGTTCCTGCCGCCGTGCTTGGCGCCGTAGAGCGCCTGGTCGGCAGCGGAAAGCAGCGTCTCCGGGCGGTCTTTTTCAGTCGGCTGGTAGAAAGCCACTCCCACGCTGATGGTCACCACCCGGTTCCCGGAAGTCGCCGCCTCGTGCGGCAAGCCTAACTTCTCCACCTGCTGGCGCAGTCGTTCTGCGGTGGCGATCGCCGCCTGCTGGTCGCTTCCCGGCAGCACCACCACGAACTCCTCTCCGCCGTAGCGCGCGACCACGTCCGAGGCGCGGCCCAGCGTCTGTTTCAGGGTCTCCGCCACTCGCTTGAGACAGTCATCGCCGCCCTGGTGTCCGTAACGGTCGTTGTATTTCTTGAATTCGTCGATGTCGATCATCAACAACGCGATGGGGCCGCTCACACGCGTGGCGCGCCGCCACTCCCGCTCGTACACGTCTTCGAACTGCCGCCGGTTGGCCACGCCGGTGAGCCCATCGGTGCGCGAGAGTTCTTCGAGACGCCGATTCGCATCCGCCAGCGCGCGGTTCGCTTGCTGCGCCTGCTGGAACAGACGCGCACTGTGGATGGCGCCCGCGATCTGGTCGGCGATGGTCTGCACCAGCGGCAACTGGTCGTGGAATTCGCGCAGCCGCGTGCTCTCCAGGTTGAGGATCGCCACCAGCTCGCCGCGGTGCAGCACCGGGACGCAGAGCTCCGAGCGCGTTCCCGGCATGGTCTCCACGTAGTTCTTCGCCGTGCGCACGTCGTCCAACAGGATGGGGCGCGCCAGCGTCGCGACCTCGCCCACCACCCCCGAGCCCAGTTCGCGCCCGTAGCCCACATCGATCTCGGTGGGCTGCGTGGTCGTCACCGCTTCGCAGGTGAAGTGCTTGCGGTCGCGATCGACGGTGACGCAGGCCACGAACTCCCAGCCGAATTTCTGCGCCAACGCGTCTGTGATGCGCTGCAGCATGGGGCGCAGCTCGAGGTCGAGCGTGGCAATGCGCACGATCTCGTTCAGGATCTCGAGATGTACTCCCCGTTCCCGGGGCGATGGTTTCTTCACTGCCATCAGGAAGCGCTGCTGGCCTCGGCTTTCAATTCGTGCCGCAGGAACGCCGTGGGACGCCCCTTCACGTGCTCCGCCTTCACCAACAGCGGATTCAGCCACTCGATGACCGCCGCGTATCCCATGCTCTCGGGATCGTCGGACAAGTAGTGCGGCACCACCGCGACCACGTGGAAGCCTTCGCGCAGCTGGAAACTGAGCGTGGGATCGT is a window of Acidobacteriota bacterium DNA encoding:
- a CDS encoding diguanylate cyclase, which gives rise to MAVKKPSPRERGVHLEILNEIVRIATLDLELRPMLQRITDALAQKFGWEFVACVTVDRDRKHFTCEAVTTTQPTEIDVGYGRELGSGVVGEVATLARPILLDDVRTAKNYVETMPGTRSELCVPVLHRGELVAILNLESTRLREFHDQLPLVQTIADQIAGAIHSARLFQQAQQANRALADANRRLEELSRTDGLTGVANRRQFEDVYEREWRRATRVSGPIALLMIDIDEFKKYNDRYGHQGGDDCLKRVAETLKQTLGRASDVVARYGGEEFVVVLPGSDQQAAIATAERLRQQVEKLGLPHEAATSGNRVVTISVGVAFYQPTEKDRPETLLSAADQALYGAKHGGRNRTCAAVFSAVPR